A region of Silurus meridionalis isolate SWU-2019-XX chromosome 15, ASM1480568v1, whole genome shotgun sequence DNA encodes the following proteins:
- the rpl35 gene encoding 60S ribosomal protein L35 has translation MAKIKARDLRGKKKEELLKQLDDLKVELSQLRVAKVTGGAASKLSKIRVVRKSIARVLTVINQTQKENLRKFYKGKKYKPLDLRPKKTRAIRRQLTKHEEGLMTKKMQRKSRLYSMRKFAVKA, from the exons ATG GCAAAGATCAAGGCCAGAGATCTGCGCggtaagaagaaggaggagctgCTCAAGCAGCTGGATGACCTGAAAGTGGAACTTTCCCAGCTTCGAGTGGCTAAGGTCACCGGTGGTGCTGCTTCCAAGCTTTCCAAGAT TCGCGTCGTGCGCAAATCCATCGCCAGAGTTCTTACTGTCATCAAccagacacagaaagagaacCTGAGGAAGTTCTACAAG gGGAAGAAGTACAAGCCTCTGGACCTGAGGCCCAAGAAGACCCGTGCTATCCGCCGGCAGCTCACCAAGCACGAGGAGGGCCTCATGACCAAGAAAATGCAGAGGAAGTCACGACTTTACTCCATGCGTAAATTTGCTGTCAAGGCCTAA